The Aedes albopictus strain Foshan chromosome 2, AalbF5, whole genome shotgun sequence region GGCGACTTTGGAGCTGCCCGATGTAGTCGCGAGACCACACCCGCCAGAAATGTTGTACCTTCTGTTGCATGTGCTGGAAAGAGTTGAGGCGATTAACGGGAATATCACTCAAATCAGGTTCAGGGAGAGAGTGTAACGGCTCTCCCACTAAAAAGTGGCCCGGCGTTAGAGCCACCACATCAGCAGGATCAGATGATAAGGGAGTGAGAGGCCGTGAGTTCATTATGCCCTCGATTTGAGTAATGAGAGTCTGGAACTCTTCGATGGTAAGGAGCGTAGTCTTCATGATGCGATAGAGATGATGTTTGAAGATCTTGACGGCGGCCTCCCACAACCCTCCAAAGTGGGGAGAACGCGCTGGGTTGAAGTGGAAGTTGATCCCTGCTTCAGTGCAGCTTTCTGCTAATCCGGTAGAGCGGTGGATAGCATCAAACTGCTGCTTGTGCTCCTGGAGCTGGCGATTTGCCCCAACGAAAGTACGAGCATTATCGCAATACACGTCGGACACGCGACCGCGACGTGAAACGAACCGTTTGAGCGCACTCACGAACGAATCCGACGACAGGCTATAGACCATTTCGATATGGACTGCCTTGGAGGCCATACAGACGAATATCGCGACGAATATTTTTACCGAGTTTCCGCGGCGATTCGGTGGCCGAACGAAAAACGGACCGCAATAGTCCACGCCGGACTTGACGAACGCGCGCGACGGAGTTACCCTTGCTGCTGGCAAAGGGCCCATTATCTGTTCGATTGGTTTCGGCCTACAATGGAAGCAGACCATGCACTTGTTCACTACACGTTTTGCAGCATCTCTTCCTCGGATGACCCAGAACCTCTGTTGGAGTGTAGACAGAAGTTGCTGTGGTCCGGAATGCAAGGTGTCGATGTGGGTTTTTGTGACGATCAAGTTGGTTAGATGGTGTTTTGCGGGAAGTATGATCGGGTATCGGGTATCGAAAGGTGCTTCTAACAATTCTAAGCGGCCATGGACTCTCAGCAGGCCCTCAGAATCTAAAAACGGGTTCAACTTTTTCAAAGGGGATTTGAAACTAAAATGCTTCTTGACTGGACCAGGGTTCTGTTGTAGAAAACGTATTTCGGCAGAAAAACATTCTTCCTGAACTTGTCTGATCAGCCATCTTAGCTAGTCATCCACTTCTTTCGTAGTGAGTGGACCTACGACACGATTTGGAGCGGTCAAGCGAGAGTTTGATACGAACCGCCGTATCCATGCGAAAGTGTGGGTGAGAGGAAGCAACGTCGAATGTTTGTTGATTAGCGGAATTGCCATGGGCACCGAGGTTGTAACTAGCGAAACGGTTTGCCGAACTTCTTCCTCTCTGGCACGAAGGTGGAGTGGAGAAAGCTCGATGATATTCTCTGGCCAACTGTTCCTCTCAGCTGCTAAGAACGGTGGCCCATGCCACCAAATCTGATCGTTGACGACGAGAGAGGCAGGAACTCCACGCGAGGCACGATCTGCTGGGTTCGACTCTGACGGCACATGGCGCCATTCACTCCCACGAGTGAGCCGATGAATTTCAGCGATGCGATTGGAGACGTACACTTTCCAAGACGATGACGATAATGCGATCCAATGAAGCACTATGCTTGAGTCTGACCAGAATGTGGTGGAACAGGACAGTTCGATTGATT contains the following coding sequences:
- the LOC134286097 gene encoding uncharacterized protein LOC134286097; this encodes MGPLPAARVTPSRAFVKSGVDYCGPFFVRPPNRRGNSVKIFVAIFVCMASKAVHIEMVYSLSSDSFVSALKRFVSRRGRVSDVYCDNARTFVGANRQLQEHKQQFDAIHRSTGLAESCTEAGINFHFNPARSPHFGGLWEAAVKIFKHHLYRIMKTTLLTIEEFQTLITQIEGIMNSRPLTPLSSDPADVVALTPGHFLVGEPLHSLPEPDLSDIPVNRLNSFQHMQQKVQHFWRVWSRDYIGQLQSRQHWPLVQLDIQVGTMVLLKKEAAPPMKWPLGRIEAVFPGNDGHVRVVQVRTATGCYRRAITEVCPLPVESGTEANEVPDAPSSPSAPPATTPYG